The DNA window TCCGCGCGTTCGGGATCAGCTAGAACTCGATCGAGGTAGGCACTACCGCGGTCTTGGAACTCCATTGCTGCTTGCCTTTCCATGGCAAGCCCACCCTTTCGCGCGAGCCGCCGGGGACGGGGGTATCACATCGCATCGTTTCTCTACGGCGCCCTCTGTGCAAGCTCGTAGTTTTTGACGTCGGCAAGACTCCATGAGTAGCGGCCTGCGCGACACAGCACTGTCGTAGATGGGAACGCATTCAGATGGCAGAACAATCGGCTGAGCGGGCCTCCGAGATGTCCGACGATGACCTGCGTCAGGTTCGGACGTGGATGCTGGATACGTTCATGTTGACTGTTGAGGATTGTCAACGGCGGCCGAAAATTGACCCCTTTTCGTCGGTTGAAAATTGACCCCCTTGGTGTTCATTCTTCGGTTGTCGATCCCGGGACTCTCCCGAGGTCGCGGTCTTTGATGCGGTAGGAGTCGCCCTTGAGGGCGATGACTTCGGCGTGGTGGACCAGGCGGTCGATCATGGCTGCAGCAACGACGTCGTCGCCGAAGACTTCGCCCCAGCGGCCGAAGGGTTTGTTGGAGGTGACGATCAGGGAGGCACGTTCGTAGCGGCTGGAGACCAGCTGGAAGAACAGGTTGGCCGCTTCGGGTTCGAACGGGATGTAGCCGACCTCATCGATAACGAGCAGCGGGTAGCGCCCGAGCCGGACGAGTTCTTGTTGCAGCCGCCCGGCGTGATGAGCCTCCGCCAGGCGGGCCACCCATTCCGAGGCGGTGGCGAATAAGGTTCGGTGGCCGGCCTGGCAGGCCCGGATCGCGATCCCGATCGCCAGATGGGTCTTGCCGGTGCCCGGTGGGCCGAGGAACACGACGTTGTCCTTGGCGGCGACGAAGTCCAGGGTGCCCAGATGGGCGATCAGGTCCCGTTTGAGGCCACGGGCATGGTCGAAGTCGAACTCCTCGAGAGACTTTCGTGACGGAAATCGCGCGGCCCGGATGCGGCCCTCCCCGCCATGGGACTCCCGGGCGGAGACTTCGCGCTGCAGACAGGCCACCAGGAATTCCTCATGGGTCCACGATTCGGTTCGGGCCCGCTCGGCCAGCCGTGACACCGCTTCGCGCATCGTGGGTGCCTTCAAGGCGCGGGTCAGGTAGGCGATCTCGGCGGTCAGATCCCGGTTGGTCGATGTCGCGGCCCGGGTGGTCTTGGCGGTCATGAGGCGAACCCGCCGTCACCGAGGTCGATACCCAGGGCGGTGTCGTAGTCAGTCAGCGACCGCTGCTCGACACACAACGGGTCATCGTGTTCCCGGTTTGGGCGCAAGGCACTGACCCTGTTGTGCTGCAACTGGTTCGCTGCCTCACGGTGCTCGGGGTCGGTGATCGTCTGATGCCACGCCCACA is part of the Mycobacterium sp. SMC-8 genome and encodes:
- the istB gene encoding IS21-like element helper ATPase IstB; translated protein: MTAKTTRAATSTNRDLTAEIAYLTRALKAPTMREAVSRLAERARTESWTHEEFLVACLQREVSARESHGGEGRIRAARFPSRKSLEEFDFDHARGLKRDLIAHLGTLDFVAAKDNVVFLGPPGTGKTHLAIGIAIRACQAGHRTLFATASEWVARLAEAHHAGRLQQELVRLGRYPLLVIDEVGYIPFEPEAANLFFQLVSSRYERASLIVTSNKPFGRWGEVFGDDVVAAAMIDRLVHHAEVIALKGDSYRIKDRDLGRVPGSTTEE